The Acidobacteriota bacterium genome includes a region encoding these proteins:
- the ric gene encoding iron-sulfur cluster repair di-iron protein, with amino-acid sequence MQINTQETVGQLAVHLPSAPRVFEQFGIDYCCGGQQTLAAACAQRHVPLDRVLDSLAEAAEWQQLAGAPRDWRGATLTALQQFIVDTHHVFTRQELARLEKLAAKVYAAHGSRHPELARLQELFLQLKEELLPHMLKEEQVLFPYVARLEEAAQAGQPAPPAFFGTVNQPVRMMMREHDTAGDLLKALRQTAGDYVVPADACPSFRALYQALPELEADLHQHIHLENNLHFPRAVELEAQLAPELQSMTQAFRCLGH; translated from the coding sequence ATGCAGATCAATACACAGGAAACCGTCGGACAACTGGCCGTGCATCTGCCCAGCGCGCCGCGCGTCTTTGAGCAATTCGGCATTGATTATTGTTGCGGCGGACAGCAGACGCTCGCCGCAGCGTGCGCGCAACGCCACGTGCCGCTCGACCGCGTGCTCGATTCGCTGGCCGAAGCCGCCGAATGGCAGCAACTGGCCGGCGCGCCGCGCGATTGGCGCGGCGCGACGCTGACCGCGTTGCAGCAATTCATCGTGGACACGCATCACGTCTTCACGCGGCAGGAATTAGCCCGGCTGGAAAAACTCGCGGCCAAAGTCTATGCCGCGCACGGCAGCCGCCACCCTGAATTGGCGCGCTTGCAAGAACTGTTTTTGCAACTGAAGGAAGAATTGTTGCCGCACATGCTGAAAGAAGAGCAGGTGCTTTTCCCGTATGTGGCGCGCTTGGAAGAAGCCGCGCAGGCAGGCCAGCCCGCGCCGCCAGCCTTTTTCGGCACAGTCAATCAGCCGGTGCGGATGATGATGCGCGAACACGACACGGCGGGCGACTTGCTCAAGGCATTGCGCCAGACGGCGGGCGATTATGTCGTGCCTGCCGATGCTTGCCCAAGTTTCCGCGCGTTGTATCAGGCTCTGCCCGAACTCGAAGCCGACCTGCATCAGCACATTCATTTGGAAAACAATTTGCATTTCCCGCGCGCGGTCGAACTCGAAGCGCAACTCGCACCTGAATTGCAAAGCATGACGCAAGCGTTCCGCTGTCTGGGGCATTGA
- a CDS encoding ABC transporter permease subunit, with product MDINAVRTIARQELVINIRNKWTLIFACVFGGLVLTISYFGMLTAGAIGFQSFARTSASLLNLVLYIVPLVALTMGTLSFTSEKSLSEMLFAQPVTRTEILLGKLAGLFASILTATLIGFGLAGFIIASKAGTQGLLRYPVFVALSLLLALVFLTLAALVSSLCQRKTKAFGVVMFLWFFFVLFYDLLVIGVTFLLKEHAANQFIFASLFGNPVDMVRVASLMVLDGKEVFGAAGAALTRFLGGETASLSLLIGGLVVWTVVPFLAARRLLQRQDI from the coding sequence ATGGACATCAACGCCGTTCGCACCATCGCGCGGCAAGAGCTGGTCATCAACATCCGCAACAAATGGACGTTAATTTTCGCCTGTGTCTTCGGCGGCTTGGTGCTCACCATTTCCTATTTCGGGATGTTGACGGCGGGTGCGATTGGCTTTCAGAGCTTCGCGCGCACCTCGGCCAGCTTGCTCAATCTGGTGTTGTATATCGTGCCCCTCGTCGCGTTGACGATGGGCACGCTCAGTTTTACCAGCGAGAAAAGCCTGAGCGAGATGCTCTTTGCCCAACCCGTCACGCGCACCGAAATCCTGTTGGGGAAACTGGCTGGGTTGTTCGCTTCGATTCTGACGGCAACGCTAATCGGTTTCGGGCTGGCGGGTTTCATCATCGCGTCGAAAGCGGGCACGCAAGGGTTGCTGCGCTATCCGGTGTTCGTCGCGTTGTCGTTGCTGCTGGCCTTGGTCTTTCTGACGCTGGCGGCGCTGGTGTCGTCGTTGTGCCAGCGCAAGACCAAGGCGTTCGGCGTGGTGATGTTCCTCTGGTTCTTCTTCGTTTTGTTTTATGACCTGCTGGTGATCGGCGTGACGTTTTTGCTGAAAGAACACGCGGCCAATCAATTTATCTTCGCCTCGCTGTTTGGCAATCCGGTGGACATGGTGCGCGTCGCCAGCCTGATGGTGCTGGATGGGAAGGAAGTCTTTGGCGCGGCGGGCGCGGCGCTCACCAGGTTTTTGGGTGGTGAAACGGCGAGCCTGTCCTTATTGATCGGGGGCTTGGTTGTTTGGACAGTCGTGCCGTTTCTGGCCGCGCGGCGTTTGCTGCAACGGCAGGATATTTAA
- a CDS encoding SUMF1/EgtB/PvdO family nonheme iron enzyme, with protein sequence MKRWHSILAILFVPLLVAGGGLLVRHLARERTERGHFERSETELMVTNLARVPVQLFKAGRNLAEAQLLNDFDGARRWLSGGNHFLKANFPHREVFYPIPLIGYRRGPDAEGAFIITIRSLNEMEPPSAANGQHGWAFIPNGSFLLGDRQNPREPHYVWLPGFFIGKFEVSNAEYTEFLRAPQGYADDAQWTEAGRVWKAANTSQSSALLKSVAAEFERFGQPDQPVTGVTWFEAQAYCRWLTSRFGERKWLYALPSEAEWEKAARGPDGFDFALSQTLSDQEVQLYNWRKNPDAPVTVVGAAETPALYLPNRFGIFHLGGNVVEWTSSITNPFNREHLYLDEERNRLEGGEERVARGGSWYSASIALLGVAYRDSFRPEITHHDLGFRIVARPLP encoded by the coding sequence ATGAAGCGTTGGCATAGCATCCTGGCAATCCTCTTCGTCCCGCTCCTCGTCGCGGGCGGCGGATTGCTAGTGCGGCATCTCGCGCGCGAACGCACCGAACGCGGCCATTTCGAGCGTAGCGAAACCGAGTTGATGGTGACCAATCTGGCGCGCGTGCCGGTGCAGTTGTTCAAAGCGGGCCGTAACTTGGCCGAGGCGCAACTGCTCAATGATTTCGACGGCGCGCGCCGCTGGCTGTCAGGGGGCAATCACTTTCTGAAAGCCAACTTCCCCCACCGCGAAGTTTTTTATCCTATTCCTCTCATCGGTTATCGGCGCGGCCCCGATGCCGAAGGTGCATTCATCATCACAATTCGTTCGCTGAATGAGATGGAACCGCCAAGCGCAGCCAACGGGCAACACGGCTGGGCGTTCATCCCGAATGGCAGCTTCCTGTTGGGCGACCGGCAAAACCCGCGCGAGCCGCATTATGTCTGGCTGCCAGGCTTTTTCATCGGCAAGTTTGAAGTGAGCAATGCCGAATACACCGAGTTTCTACGCGCTCCGCAGGGCTACGCTGACGATGCGCAGTGGACGGAAGCCGGGCGCGTATGGAAGGCCGCGAATACTTCGCAAAGCAGCGCCTTGCTCAAATCGGTTGCGGCGGAATTCGAACGCTTCGGCCAACCCGATCAGCCGGTGACGGGGGTAACGTGGTTCGAGGCGCAAGCCTATTGCCGCTGGCTGACCAGTCGCTTTGGCGAACGGAAATGGCTTTACGCGCTGCCTTCAGAAGCCGAATGGGAAAAGGCTGCACGCGGGCCAGATGGTTTTGATTTTGCGCTTAGCCAGACGCTCAGCGATCAAGAGGTACAGCTTTACAATTGGAGGAAGAACCCCGACGCGCCCGTCACAGTCGTCGGAGCAGCCGAAACGCCCGCGCTTTATCTACCAAACCGCTTCGGCATTTTTCACCTCGGCGGCAATGTCGTCGAGTGGACGAGTTCGATCACCAACCCCTTTAATCGCGAACATCTTTACCTCGATGAAGAGCGCAACCGCCTCGAAGGCGGTGAAGAGCGCGTGGCGCGTGGCGGTTCGTGGTATAGCGCGAGCATCGCCTTGCTGGGTGTGGCCTATCGCGACTCGTTTCGGCCTGAGATCACGCATCACGATTTGGGCTTTCGCATCGTGGCGCGACCGCTGCCCTAA
- a CDS encoding FAD-dependent oxidoreductase, giving the protein MSDFKYKTILPDIEFWKAMVPCQAACPVNTDAGRYVQLIAQGKFEDAYFVARSPNPLASVCGRICAAPCEDRCRRGKIDAPVSIRALKRFVTERYGVESLAPDTQDQLRVGHGDLGNKVRGHLPILQANRRQTPRGQKVAVIGAGPAGLACAHDLALMGYRVTIFEATEQAGGMMFHGIPEFRLPRAVIAKEIDKIEQLGVEIRYGTPLTAEFGLQELKADGYVAVFLSVGVQKGRDLNIEGAELDGVIKAVDYLININNGYRMQLGKKVLVIGGGFVAFDAARLALRAGLEAGGEQDEGAGELKTALDAARAAVRAGATEVHMVSLESFDELPVMRTTQGKEEFEEAHREGIVFHPQRSARRFVSRNGRVQAAEFKGVKRTYDEQGRFSPQFDEDFSETLEADSVILAIGQQADLSFIKPADGVELTPQGTIKVERATLATSAPGLFAGGDVAFGPRNLIEAVANGKRAALSIDDYLHSAETHTVFNLTVERLPNRTYTMPEEYEQLARHTPPTIALDRRTGISEVETGYNEAQAREQAERCLSCHIQTIYDPAKCVLCNRCVDVCPEYCLKLVPLDELDLDEPTKERIVADSGITVELGQPLSAMIKDDDKCIRCGLCALRCPTDAMTMEVFYYEEQAVVA; this is encoded by the coding sequence ATGAGCGACTTCAAGTACAAGACCATCCTTCCCGACATTGAATTTTGGAAAGCTATGGTGCCTTGCCAGGCGGCGTGCCCGGTCAATACCGATGCGGGCCGCTATGTGCAACTGATCGCGCAGGGCAAATTTGAAGACGCCTATTTCGTCGCGCGTTCGCCCAATCCGTTGGCTTCGGTGTGCGGGCGCATCTGTGCCGCGCCGTGTGAAGACCGTTGCCGACGCGGCAAGATAGACGCGCCCGTCAGCATTCGCGCGTTGAAGCGCTTCGTCACCGAACGTTACGGCGTCGAATCGCTCGCGCCCGATACGCAGGATCAATTGCGCGTGGGCCACGGCGATTTGGGCAACAAGGTGCGCGGGCATTTGCCGATCTTGCAAGCCAATCGCCGCCAGACGCCGCGCGGGCAAAAAGTCGCCGTCATCGGCGCGGGGCCTGCCGGGCTGGCTTGCGCGCACGATCTGGCGTTGATGGGTTATCGCGTGACGATTTTTGAAGCCACCGAACAAGCGGGCGGGATGATGTTTCATGGCATTCCCGAATTCCGCTTGCCGCGCGCCGTCATTGCCAAAGAGATAGACAAGATCGAACAGCTCGGCGTCGAGATTCGCTACGGCACGCCGCTGACGGCTGAGTTCGGGTTGCAGGAATTGAAAGCGGATGGCTACGTCGCCGTCTTCCTCAGCGTCGGCGTGCAAAAAGGCCGCGACCTCAATATCGAAGGGGCCGAACTCGACGGCGTCATCAAAGCCGTGGATTACCTGATCAACATCAACAACGGTTACCGCATGCAGTTGGGCAAGAAGGTGCTCGTCATCGGCGGCGGCTTCGTCGCCTTTGACGCCGCGCGGCTGGCGTTGCGCGCAGGGTTGGAGGCAGGAGGTGAACAGGATGAAGGCGCAGGTGAATTGAAAACCGCCCTCGACGCTGCGCGCGCCGCCGTCAGAGCAGGTGCGACCGAAGTACATATGGTCAGTTTGGAATCCTTTGACGAATTGCCGGTGATGCGCACGACGCAGGGCAAGGAAGAGTTTGAAGAGGCGCACCGCGAAGGCATCGTCTTTCATCCGCAACGCAGCGCGCGCCGCTTCGTCAGCCGCAATGGCCGCGTGCAGGCAGCGGAATTCAAAGGCGTCAAACGCACCTATGACGAACAGGGCCGCTTCAGTCCGCAATTCGACGAAGACTTTAGCGAAACGCTGGAAGCCGATTCGGTGATTCTCGCCATCGGCCAGCAAGCCGATCTCTCGTTCATCAAACCCGCCGACGGCGTCGAGCTTACGCCGCAAGGCACGATCAAGGTGGAGCGCGCGACGCTAGCGACGAGTGCGCCCGGCCTCTTCGCGGGCGGCGACGTGGCGTTTGGCCCGCGCAACTTGATCGAAGCCGTGGCGAACGGCAAACGCGCGGCGCTCTCGATTGACGATTACTTGCACAGCGCCGAGACGCACACGGTTTTCAACCTGACGGTCGAACGACTGCCCAATCGCACCTATACGATGCCGGAAGAGTATGAGCAACTGGCGCGGCATACCCCGCCGACCATCGCGCTCGACCGCCGCACCGGCATCTCGGAAGTCGAGACCGGCTACAACGAAGCGCAGGCGCGTGAGCAGGCTGAACGCTGTTTGTCGTGTCACATCCAAACCATCTATGACCCGGCGAAATGCGTGCTGTGCAACCGCTGTGTGGACGTGTGCCCGGAATACTGTTTGAAGCTGGTGCCGCTGGATGAGCTTGATCTGGATGAACCGACGAAGGAACGCATCGTGGCTGATTCGGGCATCACGGTCGAGTTGGGGCAACCCTTATCAGCAATGATCAAAGACGATGACAAGTGCATCCGTTGTGGTTTGTGCGCGCTGCGCTGCCCGACGGACGCGATGACGATGGAGGTCTTCTACTATGAAGAGCAAGCAGTCGTGGCTTAA
- a CDS encoding ubiquinol-cytochrome c reductase iron-sulfur subunit: MKSKQSWLNARISNLRAKTETEQQRLERLKQEVLGEGEAASRPTRRSFLTRLGFGATLLALAGQAYAFLRSLKPNVLYEAPQRFKVGTPDQFGEGGKFLEDKRLFVFRQGKTFYAISASCTHLGCTVKMEKLNQPKKVKTRQREFEEQYEFHCPCHGSKYYGDGTNYAGPAPRPLDYFKLELAAEDGQLIVDMEQKVGQDFRLTV, encoded by the coding sequence ATGAAGAGCAAGCAGTCGTGGCTTAACGCGCGAATTTCAAATTTGAGAGCGAAGACAGAAACCGAGCAACAGCGGCTGGAGCGCCTCAAGCAGGAAGTTCTGGGCGAAGGCGAAGCCGCCAGCCGGCCCACGCGGCGCTCCTTTCTCACGCGGCTCGGGTTCGGCGCGACGCTGCTGGCGCTCGCTGGGCAGGCCTACGCCTTCCTGCGCTCGCTCAAACCGAATGTGCTGTACGAAGCGCCGCAACGCTTCAAGGTCGGCACACCCGATCAATTCGGCGAAGGCGGCAAATTCCTCGAAGACAAACGCCTGTTTGTGTTTCGGCAAGGCAAGACGTTTTACGCCATCTCGGCAAGCTGCACGCATCTGGGCTGCACGGTCAAAATGGAGAAGCTCAACCAGCCGAAGAAGGTCAAGACGCGCCAGCGCGAATTCGAGGAGCAATACGAATTTCATTGCCCTTGCCACGGCTCGAAGTATTACGGCGACGGGACGAATTACGCCGGCCCCGCGCCGCGCCCGCTCGATTATTTCAAACTCGAACTGGCGGCAGAGGACGGGCAATTGATCGTGGATATGGAGCAGAAGGTCGGGCAGGACTTTCGCTTGACAGTGTAG
- a CDS encoding cytochrome b N-terminal domain-containing protein, whose translation MAARKSTWEKITWTWQPASEREAGDSIVRNFLLHWFPAKVARESLSWGYSFWLGTVSAVLFLILTITGGVLMFLYVPSVERAYLSVKDLEFTVSFGWFLRGLHRIGAHLMVAFVFVHMVRVFLTGAYKNGTATQQNRPLNWVIGVVLLLATLLLSFTGYLLPWDQLAYWAITVGTNIASAAPVVGEAMRFILLGGNTIEQGTLIRFYVLHCFFLPLLVLALFSYHMWRVRKDGGLACVDKQALDQKREKVVPSKSKTYSLLGIASGASVHVETSLVDEVQHTVPSSPTLTRRLALVTMVTLALSSVLTLLFHAPLEAAANPAVTPNPAKAPWYFLWLQELVTITTFTVGGYTINGALIGGIIIPGLLVAAAIAWPYFDKSSVRSVGVWFAPERRKQNLIFLLVVAGILLFTIIGTYLRGPYWNWYWPWQSWPVMPRKF comes from the coding sequence ATGGCAGCGAGAAAATCAACTTGGGAAAAGATCACGTGGACGTGGCAGCCCGCGAGCGAGCGCGAAGCCGGGGATTCCATCGTGCGCAACTTTTTGCTGCATTGGTTTCCGGCCAAGGTCGCGCGCGAAAGCCTGTCGTGGGGCTACTCGTTCTGGCTCGGTACGGTGTCGGCGGTGCTCTTTCTGATCCTGACGATCACGGGCGGCGTGCTGATGTTTCTGTACGTGCCGTCGGTCGAACGTGCCTATTTGTCGGTCAAGGATTTGGAATTCACCGTCTCGTTCGGCTGGTTCCTGCGCGGGCTGCATCGCATCGGCGCGCACCTGATGGTGGCGTTTGTGTTTGTGCATATGGTGCGCGTCTTCCTGACCGGCGCGTACAAGAACGGCACGGCGACGCAGCAGAACCGTCCGTTGAACTGGGTGATTGGCGTCGTGCTGTTGTTGGCGACGTTGCTGCTCTCATTCACCGGTTATCTATTGCCGTGGGATCAACTGGCCTATTGGGCGATCACCGTCGGCACGAATATCGCCAGCGCCGCGCCCGTCGTGGGCGAGGCAATGCGCTTCATTTTGCTGGGCGGCAACACGATCGAGCAAGGCACGCTGATTCGTTTTTACGTGCTGCATTGTTTCTTCCTGCCGCTGCTGGTGCTGGCGTTGTTCTCGTATCACATGTGGCGCGTGCGCAAAGACGGCGGCTTGGCTTGCGTAGACAAACAGGCGCTCGACCAAAAGCGCGAAAAGGTCGTGCCGAGCAAGAGCAAGACCTATTCGCTGCTGGGCATTGCGAGCGGCGCGTCCGTGCACGTTGAGACTTCGCTGGTGGATGAAGTCCAGCACACGGTGCCGTCATCGCCCACGCTGACGCGGCGTTTGGCGTTGGTGACGATGGTGACGCTCGCGCTCTCTTCGGTGTTGACACTGCTCTTCCATGCGCCGCTCGAAGCCGCCGCCAACCCTGCCGTCACGCCAAATCCGGCCAAAGCGCCTTGGTACTTTCTCTGGTTGCAAGAACTGGTCACGATCACCACCTTTACCGTGGGTGGTTACACCATCAATGGCGCGTTGATCGGCGGCATCATTATTCCAGGCTTGTTGGTCGCGGCGGCCATCGCGTGGCCCTACTTCGACAAGAGTTCGGTGCGCTCGGTGGGCGTGTGGTTTGCGCCGGAGCGCCGCAAGCAGAATTTGATTTTCTTGCTGGTGGTCGCGGGGATTTTGCTCTTCACCATCATCGGCACGTATCTGCGCGGGCCGTATTGGAATTGGTATTGGCCGTGGCAAAGCTGGCCGGTGATGCCGCGTAAGTTTTGA
- a CDS encoding c-type cytochrome yields MLAVTGFIFWDNVLPEWSGYQSDFRALVAKKFGAARAAAVPSGLHQIWVKDLDRVDRCTTCHQGMEWKGLESAAQPFRSHPTEILKAHPLNQFGCTACHGGQGYATDLAGAHGQVEHWEEPLLGKKVSDTYLVKDKKALMQVNCNSCHRYERETKGADYINEAKQIVQEKNCRACHTINGRGGTIGPDLTNVGDKAPEQYDYGHVSGVKTAFAWHVAHLQKPKAMTPDTVMPDFNFSTRQAQALSLLVMSWKRATVPTRYIPGATPKDVPTAEEIAKEKRMLEGEGAFFVKKGCFICHSVDSLGIENSAKIGPDLSEAVTDVQSRFGRTLEDFLKAPNGTMAVVLATQIHLTDDEKREAVERLKIAYQRKQEGAKPNAAPTPAASPSPVAKK; encoded by the coding sequence ATGCTGGCCGTGACGGGGTTCATTTTCTGGGACAACGTGCTGCCTGAATGGAGCGGCTATCAGAGCGATTTCCGCGCGCTGGTCGCCAAGAAATTCGGCGCGGCGCGCGCGGCGGCGGTGCCCAGCGGCCTGCATCAGATTTGGGTGAAAGACCTCGACCGCGTAGACCGTTGCACGACCTGTCATCAGGGCATGGAATGGAAAGGCCTGGAAAGCGCCGCGCAACCGTTTCGTTCGCACCCCACCGAAATTCTGAAAGCGCATCCGCTGAATCAATTCGGCTGCACGGCCTGTCACGGCGGGCAAGGTTATGCCACTGATCTCGCCGGCGCGCACGGGCAGGTCGAACATTGGGAAGAGCCGCTGCTCGGCAAAAAAGTCAGCGACACCTATCTGGTCAAAGACAAGAAAGCGCTGATGCAGGTCAATTGCAATTCCTGTCATCGCTATGAACGCGAAACCAAAGGCGCCGATTACATCAACGAAGCCAAGCAAATCGTGCAGGAAAAAAACTGCCGCGCCTGCCACACCATCAACGGACGCGGCGGCACCATCGGCCCCGACCTCACCAACGTCGGCGACAAAGCGCCGGAGCAATACGATTACGGTCACGTGTCGGGGGTGAAAACAGCGTTCGCCTGGCATGTCGCACATTTGCAAAAACCGAAAGCGATGACGCCGGATACGGTCATGCCCGATTTCAATTTCTCTACGCGGCAGGCGCAGGCGTTGTCCTTGCTTGTCATGAGTTGGAAACGCGCGACGGTGCCGACGCGCTACATCCCCGGCGCGACGCCCAAGGATGTGCCGACGGCGGAAGAGATCGCCAAAGAGAAACGCATGCTCGAAGGCGAAGGCGCTTTCTTCGTCAAGAAGGGCTGCTTTATCTGCCATTCCGTGGATTCGCTGGGTATTGAGAATTCGGCCAAGATCGGGCCGGATTTGTCCGAGGCTGTAACGGACGTGCAGAGCCGCTTTGGCCGCACGCTGGAAGATTTTTTGAAAGCGCCCAACGGTACGATGGCCGTGGTGTTGGCGACACAGATTCATTTGACTGACGACGAGAAACGCGAGGCGGTCGAACGTTTGAAGATCGCTTATCAACGCAAGCAGGAGGGCGCGAAGCCGAACGCTGCGCCCACGCCTGCGGCCTCGCCGTCACCGGTAGCGAAGAAATAA
- the nosZ gene encoding Sec-dependent nitrous-oxide reductase encodes MKWLGAGAVCVALLGFALTSCGKQPSTAELGGTAEAAAATYVAPGDTDEYYLFYSGGHSGNVYVAGVPSMRHISTIPVFAPYPATGYGFDEESKKMLGGFTWGDVHHPAISETKGDYDGRWLFVNDNANNRLARIDLRDFKTKQILGPMPNISGYHGGSFVTPNTEYVLAASRFSVPLPKGTVEPIESYATKYHGVVAGVKIDPTSGEMSVGFQILMPPFNFDLGDAGKGPSEGWAFWTCYNSERATGKLEVTSTQKDRDYIAAVNWKEAEKAVAAGKAKMISGVPVLDPKEVPGIVYFVPCSKSPHGVDVTPDGKYFIGSGKLQSITTAFNVEKMLTTIQNKDFTGNEDGIPVLNYDKVKDAEVNVGLGPLHTQFDNEGNAYTSLFVESAVAKWKLGTWEVLDKIPVTYNIGHLCAAEGDTVHPAGKYLVALNKLSHGRHLNVGPSQPECSQLINIGGEKMKLLYDAFTEPEPHYAQMIKADKLKPFEVYPKESNKNPNAIWDVKDASVVRSGNNVTVKLVAVRSSFEPNKIEVNKGDTVTIHITNIEQTTDELHGFGLLDYNINVVIDPGETKTIKFVADKPGVFAYYCTNFCSALHQEMQGYLLVK; translated from the coding sequence ATGAAATGGCTCGGCGCAGGAGCGGTCTGCGTCGCGCTGCTCGGCTTTGCTTTGACCAGTTGCGGCAAGCAACCAAGCACTGCTGAATTGGGCGGCACTGCGGAAGCTGCTGCGGCCACTTATGTCGCGCCGGGCGACACCGATGAATATTACCTGTTCTATTCGGGCGGCCATTCGGGCAACGTCTATGTTGCGGGCGTGCCTTCGATGCGGCACATCTCGACGATTCCCGTGTTTGCGCCTTACCCGGCGACGGGGTATGGCTTTGACGAAGAGTCGAAGAAGATGCTGGGCGGGTTCACATGGGGCGACGTGCACCACCCGGCCATCAGCGAGACCAAGGGCGATTACGACGGGCGTTGGCTCTTCGTGAATGACAACGCCAACAATCGGCTGGCGCGCATTGACCTGCGCGATTTCAAAACCAAACAGATCCTGGGGCCGATGCCGAATATCTCCGGCTATCACGGCGGTTCGTTCGTGACGCCTAATACGGAATACGTGTTGGCGGCCTCGCGCTTCTCGGTGCCGTTGCCGAAAGGGACCGTCGAACCGATTGAAAGTTATGCGACGAAATACCACGGGGTCGTGGCGGGCGTAAAAATTGATCCGACCTCGGGCGAGATGAGCGTCGGTTTTCAAATCCTGATGCCGCCCTTCAATTTTGATTTAGGCGACGCGGGCAAAGGGCCGAGCGAGGGCTGGGCCTTCTGGACGTGCTACAACTCAGAACGCGCGACCGGCAAGCTCGAAGTGACTTCGACACAAAAAGACCGCGACTACATTGCAGCGGTGAATTGGAAAGAAGCTGAGAAAGCCGTCGCCGCAGGCAAAGCCAAAATGATCAGCGGCGTGCCGGTGCTTGATCCCAAAGAAGTGCCGGGCATCGTTTATTTCGTGCCGTGCAGCAAATCGCCGCACGGCGTGGATGTCACGCCCGATGGCAAATACTTCATCGGCAGCGGCAAGCTGCAATCCATCACGACGGCGTTCAACGTCGAGAAGATGCTGACCACGATTCAGAACAAAGATTTCACCGGCAACGAAGACGGCATCCCGGTGCTGAATTACGACAAGGTCAAAGACGCCGAAGTCAACGTCGGCCTCGGCCCGCTGCATACGCAATTCGACAATGAGGGCAATGCGTATACCAGCCTCTTTGTCGAGAGCGCCGTGGCGAAATGGAAGCTTGGCACGTGGGAAGTGCTCGACAAGATTCCAGTTACGTACAACATCGGCCACCTCTGCGCGGCGGAAGGCGACACAGTTCATCCCGCTGGCAAATATCTGGTCGCGCTCAATAAGCTTTCGCACGGACGCCACCTGAACGTCGGCCCCTCGCAGCCGGAATGCTCGCAACTCATCAACATCGGCGGCGAAAAGATGAAGCTGCTCTACGACGCCTTCACCGAACCCGAACCGCATTACGCCCAGATGATCAAGGCCGACAAGCTGAAACCCTTCGAGGTTTATCCCAAAGAAAGCAACAAGAACCCGAACGCGATCTGGGACGTGAAGGACGCCAGCGTGGTGCGCAGCGGCAACAACGTCACGGTCAAGCTGGTCGCGGTGCGCAGCAGCTTCGAGCCCAACAAGATCGAGGTCAACAAAGGTGACACAGTGACGATTCACATCACCAACATCGAACAGACCACCGATGAGCTGCATGGCTTTGGGCTGCTCGATTACAACATCAACGTGGTGATAGACCCCGGCGAGACCAAGACGATCAAGTTCGTGGCCGATAAACCGGGTGTTTTCGCCTACTATTGCACCAACTTCTGCTCGGCGTTGCATCAAGAGATGCAGGGCTATTTGTTGGTGAAGTAG